In Ilumatobacter fluminis, the following proteins share a genomic window:
- a CDS encoding prolyl oligopeptidase family serine peptidase, which translates to MSTPSIPTPRHDVVDEYHGTSVPDPYRWLEDGSSSDTQGWVDAQNRATREVLDAIPARSAWHADLVGFMQLPVVQAVQVRGDRLILLERERGAQQARLVVRPLADPASEVTVIADPAAGTGDAAAAVDWFDTSNDGRLVAYGVSEGGTENSILHVARTDDGAALDDRIPNCRAASVAWDPDAGGFHYTRYPEGDEYHRTVHHHTLGADWHDDPVVWNDHPTPQTWPNVSASSDGNYLLVEAMVGWSRTDLHLLDRVTGRWTGIQVGIDAVTDLSFDGDRLIGTTTLDAPRGRVIAVPLDDVGDWTTLVAERDVVLDQLVPTADGFLLSTSATGIGAIERHGRDGASVSVAGVDVSTVVQLAADLDHGVELAIVTGFDAPATIHRIDGTTAREIYPDRDDDIVPELSVSHVEYPSSDGTRIGLFLIHRADVDLGPDTPTILNGYGGFAITESPIWSPTIAAWCARGGLYAIAGLRGGFEHGEEWHSAGKRANKQNVFDDFHAAADWLVGEGITTRDRLAIAGGSNGGLLMGAAITQRPDLCRAVWCAVPLLDMVRFPNFLIARLWTDEYGDPDVAEEFGWLWSYSPYHRIEEGQRYPAVLFTTAEGDTRVDPLHARKMAAALQHATAEVPGAADGPILFHQEGRAGHGVGKPVGKRADEQADVLAFFSWQLGL; encoded by the coding sequence ATGTCCACACCATCGATCCCGACGCCCCGCCACGACGTCGTCGATGAGTACCACGGCACGTCGGTCCCCGACCCGTACCGTTGGCTCGAAGACGGCAGTTCCTCGGACACGCAGGGTTGGGTCGATGCGCAGAACCGAGCGACCAGGGAGGTCCTCGACGCGATCCCGGCGAGAAGCGCGTGGCACGCCGACCTGGTCGGTTTCATGCAACTCCCGGTCGTCCAGGCGGTCCAGGTCCGTGGTGACCGGCTGATCCTCCTCGAACGCGAGCGCGGGGCCCAGCAGGCCCGCCTGGTCGTCCGCCCGCTCGCCGACCCGGCGAGCGAGGTCACCGTGATCGCCGACCCTGCCGCCGGCACCGGCGACGCCGCCGCCGCGGTCGACTGGTTCGATACCAGCAACGACGGTCGCCTCGTCGCGTACGGCGTCAGCGAGGGCGGCACCGAGAACTCGATCCTGCACGTGGCCCGGACCGACGACGGCGCTGCGCTCGACGACCGCATCCCGAACTGTCGAGCCGCCTCGGTTGCCTGGGATCCGGACGCTGGTGGATTCCACTACACCCGCTACCCCGAAGGCGACGAGTATCACCGAACGGTCCACCATCACACGCTCGGCGCCGACTGGCACGACGATCCGGTCGTCTGGAACGACCACCCGACCCCGCAGACCTGGCCCAACGTCTCGGCATCGAGCGACGGCAACTACCTGCTCGTCGAGGCCATGGTCGGCTGGAGCCGGACCGATCTGCACCTGCTCGATCGGGTGACCGGTCGATGGACCGGCATCCAGGTCGGTATCGACGCGGTGACCGACCTCTCGTTCGACGGTGACCGCCTGATCGGCACGACGACGCTCGATGCGCCGCGCGGACGCGTGATCGCAGTCCCGCTCGACGACGTCGGCGACTGGACCACCTTGGTCGCGGAGCGTGACGTCGTGCTCGACCAACTCGTCCCCACCGCCGACGGCTTCCTGCTCTCGACGTCGGCGACCGGGATCGGAGCGATCGAGCGGCACGGTCGTGATGGCGCCTCGGTCTCGGTCGCAGGCGTCGACGTGTCGACCGTCGTCCAGCTCGCCGCCGACCTCGACCACGGCGTCGAGCTGGCGATCGTCACGGGCTTCGACGCACCGGCGACCATCCACCGCATCGACGGGACCACGGCCCGGGAGATCTATCCCGACCGTGACGACGACATCGTGCCGGAGCTATCGGTCAGCCACGTCGAGTACCCGTCGTCCGACGGCACGAGGATCGGGTTGTTCCTCATCCACCGGGCCGACGTCGATCTCGGACCCGACACGCCCACCATCTTGAACGGCTACGGCGGGTTCGCGATCACCGAGTCGCCGATCTGGTCGCCGACGATCGCAGCGTGGTGTGCCCGTGGCGGCCTGTACGCGATCGCCGGGCTGCGCGGCGGCTTCGAGCACGGCGAGGAGTGGCACAGCGCCGGGAAGCGAGCAAACAAGCAGAACGTGTTCGACGACTTCCACGCTGCCGCCGACTGGCTCGTGGGCGAGGGCATCACGACCCGTGACCGATTGGCGATCGCCGGCGGTTCCAACGGAGGGCTCCTCATGGGCGCGGCGATCACCCAACGCCCCGACCTGTGCCGTGCCGTCTGGTGCGCCGTTCCGCTGCTCGACATGGTGCGATTCCCGAACTTCCTGATCGCCAGGCTCTGGACCGACGAGTACGGCGATCCGGACGTCGCCGAGGAGTTCGGGTGGCTGTGGAGCTACTCGCCGTATCACCGCATCGAGGAAGGGCAGCGGTACCCCGCGGTCCTCTTCACGACCGCCGAAGGAGACACCCGCGTCGATCCGCTCCACGCCCGGAAGATGGCGGCTGCGCTGCAGCACGCCACCGCCGAGGTTCCCGGCGCGGCTGACGGACCGATCCTGTTCCACCAGGAGGGGCGGGCCGGCCACGGCGTCGGAAAGCCGGTCGGCAAGCGGGCCGACGAACAGGCCGACGTGCTCGCGTTCTTCTCATGGCAGCTGGGCCTGTGA
- a CDS encoding glycosyltransferase, which translates to MIDRFRGLAARLIWPDARPHRRARTVVCHEWLAVLGGSDKVAAELAGVAEADVVYTFAVDAGCVDELGFDAPVVTWRLGRWAGRSRRFTLLLPIMPIVWWALDLGHADLVVTSSHSCVNSIRTPAARRVSYCHTPMRYAWDWRLERERMPRPLRPLMPIGAAAFRRLDRRWSSRVDTYIANSSFVAGRIAAAYGRADAVVIPPPIDVAAPEPGRVVDADVVPDVRYFVTAGRWVPYKRFDLAIEAAVLAERTLVVAGGGPDAARLRLAAGPTVRFVDEPDDSTLWALLGAADAFLFCGVEDFGMLPVEAQATGTPVVARDEGGALDSVIDGESGTLVHGDDPLRWAEVLRAFDPDRFDAERIRAHAASFGSDVFRRRVGAVVAGRPVETTG; encoded by the coding sequence GTGATCGATCGCTTCCGGGGCCTCGCCGCTCGACTGATCTGGCCGGACGCTCGGCCCCACCGTCGAGCTCGCACCGTGGTGTGCCACGAATGGCTCGCAGTACTCGGAGGGAGCGACAAGGTCGCCGCTGAACTCGCCGGGGTCGCGGAGGCGGACGTCGTCTACACCTTCGCAGTCGACGCGGGTTGTGTGGACGAGCTCGGCTTCGACGCGCCGGTCGTGACCTGGCGCCTCGGACGATGGGCCGGCCGGTCGAGGCGCTTCACCCTGCTCCTGCCGATCATGCCGATCGTGTGGTGGGCGCTCGACCTCGGGCACGCCGACCTGGTCGTGACGAGCTCACACTCGTGCGTGAACTCGATCCGCACACCTGCCGCCCGTCGTGTGTCGTACTGCCACACACCGATGCGATACGCCTGGGATTGGCGGCTGGAACGCGAACGAATGCCGCGGCCACTCCGTCCGCTCATGCCGATCGGTGCGGCGGCGTTCAGGCGGCTCGACCGTCGATGGTCGAGCCGGGTCGACACCTACATCGCGAACTCGTCGTTCGTCGCCGGTCGCATCGCTGCGGCCTATGGGCGCGCCGATGCAGTCGTGATCCCGCCGCCGATCGACGTCGCTGCTCCGGAACCGGGCCGGGTGGTTGACGCCGATGTCGTGCCCGATGTGCGGTACTTCGTGACCGCAGGTCGTTGGGTGCCCTACAAGCGCTTCGACCTCGCGATCGAAGCAGCGGTGCTCGCCGAACGGACACTGGTCGTGGCAGGCGGAGGTCCCGACGCCGCCCGCCTCCGCCTCGCTGCCGGGCCGACTGTGCGCTTCGTCGACGAACCGGACGACTCGACCCTGTGGGCACTGCTCGGCGCTGCCGATGCGTTCTTGTTCTGCGGCGTCGAGGACTTCGGCATGCTGCCGGTCGAGGCGCAAGCCACCGGCACGCCGGTGGTCGCTCGCGACGAGGGCGGCGCCCTCGACTCGGTGATCGACGGCGAAAGCGGAACGCTCGTGCACGGCGACGACCCGCTCCGATGGGCCGAGGTGCTCCGCGCGTTCGACCCGGACCGCTTCGACGCCGAGCGGATCCGGGCACACGCAGCGTCGTTCGGTTCCGATGTGTTCCGCCGCCGGGTCGGTGCCGTCGTGGCCGGTCGTCCGGTCGAGACGACCGGCTAG
- a CDS encoding glycosyltransferase, with translation MPSSPRASVVIVARNEEANIGRAIRSVLDQDVDDIEIVVVDDNSDDDTGAAAASFAGVRVEENPGVGMADGLVHGLAVARSDSIVKVDADDWHLPGSIEKLLAPLEADPAVAVVGGSARSVDEAGRELDLHMSVPTSDHMALVAMVNCPIEHTACAFRRSAVLEVGGYRRVDGVDIIEDYDLWLRLLDAGMTFVGLTDLVAVHVISPTTVTNRRRQAGVDRGRSLRTDFRQRHAPTLCTYRRISELGSSVISWRDEPERSDRFAFVLIRLAHLSVGDREYRRAASVFAATVRCGPFSVARGVVRTALARRRRRQARGWMSASAVVEFVRGK, from the coding sequence ATGCCGTCGTCTCCGCGCGCCTCGGTCGTGATCGTCGCACGCAACGAGGAGGCGAACATCGGGCGGGCGATCCGTTCGGTGCTCGACCAGGACGTCGACGACATCGAGATCGTCGTCGTCGACGACAACTCCGACGACGACACCGGCGCAGCGGCTGCATCGTTCGCCGGTGTGCGCGTCGAGGAGAATCCGGGTGTCGGGATGGCCGACGGACTCGTCCACGGTCTTGCGGTGGCTCGCAGTGACTCCATCGTGAAGGTCGACGCCGACGACTGGCACCTCCCCGGTTCGATCGAGAAACTGCTCGCGCCCCTCGAGGCCGATCCCGCTGTCGCCGTGGTCGGCGGCTCGGCTCGTTCGGTCGACGAAGCCGGCCGCGAACTCGACCTCCACATGAGCGTTCCGACCTCCGACCACATGGCGCTGGTCGCCATGGTGAACTGTCCGATCGAGCACACGGCCTGCGCGTTCCGCAGGTCGGCGGTCCTCGAGGTCGGCGGGTACCGCCGGGTCGACGGTGTCGACATCATCGAGGACTACGACCTGTGGCTCCGTCTCCTCGATGCCGGGATGACCTTCGTCGGTCTCACCGACCTCGTCGCCGTGCACGTGATCTCGCCGACCACCGTCACGAACCGGCGGCGTCAAGCCGGTGTCGATCGCGGACGATCGCTGCGGACCGACTTCCGGCAGCGGCACGCTCCGACGCTCTGTACGTATCGCCGGATCAGCGAACTCGGCTCGTCGGTCATCTCCTGGCGTGACGAGCCCGAGCGTTCCGACCGGTTTGCGTTCGTGCTGATCCGACTCGCCCACCTGTCGGTCGGTGATCGCGAGTATCGACGCGCGGCGTCCGTGTTCGCCGCCACCGTGCGGTGTGGTCCGTTCAGCGTTGCCCGCGGCGTCGTTCGCACTGCGCTCGCCCGCCGGCGTCGGCGTCAGGCCCGCGGCTGGATGAGCGCATCAGCGGTCGTCGAGTTCGTTCGCGGGAAGTGA
- a CDS encoding ABC transporter ATP-binding protein, with amino-acid sequence MSIDTDPTTKPPPGQVVRILADLHGHARRVIASFIGAGAVAGSFEALALVLFTAGALRATGNDAATDLGPLDLEISTSATLLAAAVAILCAGGLHAVQARMAADASLRVLEQARRRVSRAFLRADWSTQAEQRDGALYDSMFHLSQHASMAASFGSSVFNGLVIMLALLVAAIVISPVFTGVLIVSVIPIVVLLRPISGQARRRASENIAQTGHLSEDVASTDALAFELRAFGVTDRQLEQLDDVNHSTVHSMRRARFASRLAAYWFKDLALLMFIVVVGVINLIWDLSQPSAAAAILLVIRMLGYAQQGYNAYQNVVEAGPAVVELDRRLDELESAVDEHGGDPVSTIGSIEFDHVSYRYPNGRLALDDISFRIEPDRVLGVVGRSGAGKSTVAELLLRMRQPSAGRLLVDGVDANVLSIDDWHRLVTIVPQDPRIRRASIADNIVFLRDGFSRDDVERASRASHLHADIAQFEHGYDTELGSRNRGLSGGQRQRLAIARALISEPSLLVLDEPTSALDRHSERGLQQTLGELRGRVTMVVIAHRLSTLDLCDDLLVLDEGRVVAFGPRSEIVDTVDFFASLPANELDDR; translated from the coding sequence ATGAGCATCGACACCGACCCCACGACGAAGCCACCGCCCGGTCAGGTCGTTCGGATCCTCGCCGACCTGCACGGGCACGCCCGTCGCGTCATCGCATCGTTCATCGGTGCGGGAGCCGTCGCCGGCAGCTTCGAAGCGCTCGCCCTCGTGCTGTTCACGGCCGGAGCGCTACGGGCCACCGGCAACGACGCTGCGACCGATCTCGGGCCACTCGATCTCGAGATCTCGACGTCGGCGACGCTGCTCGCGGCCGCGGTCGCGATCCTCTGCGCAGGAGGACTCCATGCCGTGCAGGCACGCATGGCCGCCGACGCATCATTGCGCGTGCTCGAGCAAGCTCGTCGACGTGTGTCGCGGGCCTTCCTTCGGGCGGACTGGTCGACCCAAGCCGAACAGCGCGACGGTGCGCTCTACGACTCGATGTTCCACCTGTCGCAACACGCCTCGATGGCTGCGTCGTTCGGTTCCAGCGTCTTCAACGGTCTTGTCATCATGCTCGCGCTCCTCGTCGCGGCGATCGTCATCTCGCCGGTGTTCACCGGCGTCTTGATCGTCTCGGTGATCCCGATCGTCGTGTTGCTCCGCCCGATCAGCGGTCAAGCTCGCCGACGGGCCAGCGAGAACATCGCGCAGACCGGCCATCTGTCCGAAGACGTCGCCTCGACCGACGCGCTCGCCTTCGAGCTCAGGGCGTTCGGTGTCACCGATCGTCAACTCGAACAGCTCGACGACGTCAACCACTCGACCGTGCACTCGATGCGTCGTGCCCGCTTCGCTTCGCGGCTGGCGGCCTACTGGTTCAAAGATCTTGCGCTGCTCATGTTCATCGTGGTCGTCGGCGTGATCAACCTGATCTGGGACCTCTCACAACCCTCGGCGGCCGCCGCGATCCTGCTCGTCATCCGCATGCTCGGCTATGCCCAGCAGGGTTACAACGCCTACCAGAACGTCGTCGAGGCAGGACCTGCGGTCGTCGAACTCGACCGCCGACTCGACGAGCTCGAGTCGGCGGTGGACGAGCACGGTGGCGACCCGGTCTCGACGATCGGCTCCATCGAGTTCGATCACGTGTCGTATCGGTACCCCAACGGTCGCTTGGCACTCGACGACATCTCGTTCCGCATCGAGCCCGATCGAGTGCTCGGCGTGGTCGGGCGTTCGGGAGCCGGGAAGTCGACGGTCGCCGAACTCCTGCTCCGGATGCGTCAGCCGAGCGCGGGGCGGCTGCTGGTCGATGGTGTCGACGCGAACGTCCTGTCGATCGACGACTGGCATCGGCTCGTGACGATCGTGCCGCAAGACCCACGCATCCGTCGAGCCTCGATCGCTGACAACATCGTCTTCCTGCGCGACGGTTTCAGCCGAGACGACGTCGAGCGAGCGTCGCGGGCGAGTCACCTGCACGCCGACATCGCACAGTTCGAACACGGCTACGACACGGAGCTGGGGTCCCGGAACCGAGGGCTGTCCGGCGGACAGCGCCAGCGCCTCGCCATCGCGCGAGCGCTGATCTCCGAACCGTCGCTCCTCGTGCTCGACGAACCGACGAGTGCCCTCGATCGCCACAGCGAGCGGGGGCTTCAACAGACCCTCGGCGAGCTGCGAGGCCGCGTCACGATGGTCGTCATCGCACACCGGCTGTCGACGCTCGATCTGTGCGACGACCTGCTGGTGCTCGACGAAGGGCGCGTGGTGGCGTTCGGCCCACGATCGGAGATCGTCGACACCGTCGACTTCTTCGCATCACTTCCCGCGAACGAACTCGACGACCGCTGA
- a CDS encoding sulfotransferase has translation MNRVLVTGCPRSGTTFVGSVLASAPRVAYLHEPLNPDCGLPSASHRFADLADPSSAAVADEMLELFELRGRLRGNVYPTDTAIVRLGKRLVAGRGPLQLAKARALPRREHVVVKDPFAMRSIEWFEAQGCTVIVMVRHPAAVVASMRRLGWKAGTTMRRFAAEGLLDDVELDWVDQLDADLDGVALFWRMNYRAALAGLGDGRLVVHELMSARPSEAIAELRAATGIPWSDRSERRLRRLTSGDVAAADPAGRTQQFRRASADILGSTISTLTADELDRIWAIAGDIASRWYRPDGLT, from the coding sequence GTGAACCGGGTCCTCGTCACCGGCTGCCCGCGCAGCGGGACGACGTTCGTCGGGAGCGTGCTCGCCTCGGCTCCGAGGGTGGCGTACCTCCACGAGCCGCTGAACCCCGACTGCGGTCTCCCCTCCGCATCGCACCGGTTCGCCGATCTCGCCGACCCGTCATCGGCGGCGGTCGCCGACGAGATGCTCGAGCTGTTCGAGTTGCGCGGCCGCCTGCGAGGCAACGTCTATCCGACCGACACGGCGATCGTTCGCCTCGGAAAGCGACTCGTGGCCGGTCGGGGTCCGCTCCAACTCGCCAAGGCTCGGGCGCTACCGAGACGCGAACACGTCGTGGTCAAGGACCCGTTCGCCATGCGTTCGATCGAGTGGTTCGAGGCTCAGGGTTGCACGGTGATCGTCATGGTTCGTCACCCTGCAGCGGTGGTCGCGTCGATGCGTCGGCTCGGCTGGAAGGCGGGCACCACCATGCGGCGGTTCGCGGCGGAAGGGCTCCTCGACGACGTTGAACTCGACTGGGTCGACCAGCTCGACGCCGATCTCGACGGCGTCGCGCTGTTCTGGCGGATGAACTACCGAGCCGCCCTCGCCGGTCTCGGCGACGGCCGGCTGGTCGTCCACGAACTCATGAGCGCCCGTCCCTCGGAAGCCATCGCCGAACTGCGTGCGGCGACCGGTATTCCGTGGTCGGATCGAAGCGAACGACGTCTCCGGCGCCTGACCTCCGGCGACGTCGCCGCTGCCGATCCGGCCGGGCGAACCCAGCAGTTCCGTCGGGCGAGCGCCGACATCCTCGGTTCGACCATCTCGACCCTGACCGCAGACGAACTCGATCGGATCTGGGCGATCGCCGGCGACATCGCGTCCCGCTGGTACCGTCCGGACGGCCTCACATGA
- a CDS encoding O-antigen ligase family protein, with product MTTPATGAGRFARSPSSLAAIALVVLVVAATISDADALSAFLVAVGLLVGAWPAWTMRRDRIVIVAGTIVATWLVYGLIVGSLPSPNSTGDVADWASTEGRVLVVVATIAIASAVTSIVDLRWTGRSIVLAVTAAHVLAFVAFGAGSSLPGFRVDLNGLFMGLSSSHHVVGFVAVGVLMIVLSCPSWFVSWQQAVAGLVALASIVAAGSRTSLLALLCGGAVIAWRRLDRRRFVIAVVIVALLGAALVASSARFRTTVDVMTRPEFPSEVWRSFTNGGTQGIRDMSDSAPEANILLRVALWGVAAEDFVDSPIVGIGVFRQNDDDLAFEGVRHVVFVATSGENRFGDDEPHNVLLFLGQEVGVLGVALYATPYMMAWRRTRRRDEGPDDGGVVGLDEVRLLTRATIVMAFAGSMVSSGVLATGLGLVSNAMIFAAAAVVTAARRDREITT from the coding sequence ATGACCACACCTGCCACTGGTGCGGGGCGGTTCGCCCGCTCACCGAGTTCGCTCGCGGCGATCGCCTTGGTCGTGCTCGTCGTCGCCGCGACGATCTCGGACGCGGACGCGTTGAGCGCCTTCCTGGTCGCGGTCGGTCTGCTGGTGGGAGCCTGGCCTGCATGGACGATGCGGCGGGATCGCATCGTCATCGTCGCTGGGACGATCGTCGCCACATGGCTCGTCTACGGGCTGATCGTGGGGTCCCTCCCGTCGCCGAACTCGACCGGCGACGTCGCCGACTGGGCGAGCACCGAGGGGCGAGTGCTCGTCGTGGTCGCAACGATCGCGATCGCGTCGGCGGTGACCTCGATCGTCGATCTTCGCTGGACGGGACGTTCGATCGTGCTGGCCGTGACCGCCGCCCACGTCCTGGCGTTCGTCGCGTTCGGCGCCGGATCGTCGCTCCCGGGCTTTCGCGTCGATCTGAACGGGCTGTTCATGGGTCTGTCGAGCTCGCATCACGTGGTCGGCTTCGTGGCTGTCGGCGTGCTGATGATCGTGCTGTCGTGTCCGTCGTGGTTCGTGTCGTGGCAGCAGGCCGTCGCCGGTCTGGTGGCGTTGGCATCGATCGTTGCGGCCGGCTCGCGCACCTCGTTGCTGGCCTTGCTGTGCGGTGGCGCCGTGATCGCATGGCGTCGGCTCGACCGTCGCCGCTTCGTGATCGCCGTCGTCATCGTCGCTCTCCTCGGTGCCGCGCTGGTCGCATCCAGCGCACGTTTTCGGACCACGGTCGACGTGATGACACGTCCGGAGTTCCCGTCCGAGGTGTGGCGTTCGTTCACGAACGGTGGGACGCAGGGCATCCGCGACATGTCCGACTCTGCGCCCGAGGCGAACATCTTGTTGCGCGTCGCTCTCTGGGGAGTCGCTGCCGAAGATTTCGTCGACAGCCCGATCGTCGGTATCGGAGTGTTTCGTCAGAACGACGACGACCTCGCGTTCGAGGGTGTTCGACACGTCGTCTTCGTCGCGACATCGGGGGAGAACCGGTTCGGCGACGACGAACCCCACAACGTTCTGCTCTTCCTCGGGCAGGAAGTCGGTGTGCTCGGCGTGGCCCTGTACGCCACTCCGTACATGATGGCTTGGCGTCGGACCCGTCGGCGGGACGAGGGTCCCGATGACGGGGGTGTCGTCGGCCTCGATGAGGTTCGACTGCTCACGCGGGCGACGATCGTGATGGCCTTCGCCGGGAGCATGGTCAGCAGTGGCGTGCTGGCGACCGGTCTCGGGCTGGTCTCGAATGCCATGATCTTCGCGGCGGCCGCCGTCGTCACAGCGGCTCGGCGGGACAGGGAGATCACCACGTGA
- a CDS encoding DUF4012 domain-containing protein, which produces MSTSEFEGGWQADAPLGRVALGLVAGLVVFATGVRPTGNVVIDLIETVIAVAVVVVVGARAPWWMLVAAAGIAGAVGLSVWPILVAVMAFALAAWVSPVDADAAARADVGAFSVSLTMVSFSLSELDIVTGASAMVGIGTGLALIVGGLGSLTAFVRKRLLVVGGVAVAVAVAGTAALGVAANGARDDLGSGVDNARAAARQAADLEADAAADDMRTAASDLEAANERIDAWWTQPARLVPIVAQHRTAAADLTEEVSDQLDAAADDLEDMSLDRLQVVDGAVDIDALRMLAEPVERFAERIDRLGTLADEVDSVWLAPPVKDKLDEVDDELVDLGPQLDRAQLALESLPAMLGENEARRYLLLFTTPSEARGLGGFIGNYAIVSIDDGRLRVDEAGRRSELERVAVEAEVVIDGPPGLLATYGKFGLGGDGEPVGPRSWSNLTLEPDWPSFASAAHQLYNDANDDDVHGVVVMDPYVLGQLSEYTGPVETNDGQRLEGDELVDYILLGQYASEQRLDELETLSTQLVDAFLDSSLPKPRRLARDFEPLVDEQRLLVWAADETEQAMLVEVGVGDGLPDPTGRDAFTLALNNSGGNKIDAFLEREVTLERAGDVVRATVELTNEAPTDGYTDYVIGNLSGLPTGTSRLYLVAYTSDQVDTATVDGAPAAIERGDELGWSTSAHYVVLGPGERTEVVYEFPARSTDSAILERLQPLATRE; this is translated from the coding sequence GTGAGCACGAGCGAGTTCGAGGGCGGCTGGCAGGCCGATGCGCCACTGGGACGCGTCGCGCTCGGGTTGGTGGCCGGGCTCGTCGTCTTCGCGACCGGCGTCCGCCCGACCGGCAATGTGGTGATCGATCTGATCGAGACGGTGATCGCTGTTGCGGTCGTGGTCGTCGTGGGGGCACGAGCACCGTGGTGGATGCTCGTCGCCGCGGCCGGCATCGCGGGTGCTGTGGGCTTGTCGGTGTGGCCGATCCTGGTGGCCGTCATGGCCTTCGCGCTGGCTGCGTGGGTGTCGCCGGTCGATGCCGACGCGGCGGCACGTGCCGATGTCGGCGCGTTCAGTGTCTCGTTGACGATGGTCTCGTTCTCGCTCAGCGAGCTCGACATCGTCACCGGCGCGTCGGCGATGGTCGGTATCGGGACCGGGTTGGCGCTGATCGTCGGAGGCCTGGGTTCGTTGACGGCGTTCGTGCGCAAGCGTCTGCTCGTCGTCGGTGGCGTGGCAGTCGCGGTTGCCGTGGCCGGAACCGCCGCGCTCGGTGTGGCGGCGAACGGCGCTCGAGACGACCTCGGCTCCGGTGTCGACAACGCTCGCGCCGCTGCGAGGCAGGCTGCCGATCTGGAGGCCGACGCTGCGGCCGACGACATGCGGACCGCGGCGAGCGATCTCGAGGCGGCGAACGAACGAATCGACGCGTGGTGGACCCAACCCGCTCGACTGGTGCCGATCGTCGCCCAGCACCGGACTGCCGCTGCTGACCTCACCGAGGAGGTCTCCGACCAGCTCGACGCCGCCGCCGACGACCTGGAGGACATGTCGCTCGATCGGTTGCAGGTCGTCGATGGCGCGGTCGACATCGACGCACTCCGGATGCTCGCCGAGCCGGTCGAACGGTTTGCGGAACGGATCGACCGCCTCGGCACGCTCGCCGACGAGGTCGACAGCGTGTGGCTCGCCCCGCCGGTGAAGGACAAGCTCGACGAGGTCGACGACGAGCTCGTCGATCTCGGCCCACAGCTCGATCGAGCGCAGCTGGCGCTCGAGTCGTTGCCGGCCATGTTGGGGGAGAACGAAGCTCGCCGCTACCTGCTGCTCTTCACCACGCCGTCGGAGGCGCGCGGGCTCGGCGGGTTCATCGGCAACTATGCGATCGTGTCGATCGACGACGGGCGGCTCCGAGTCGACGAGGCGGGCAGGCGCTCCGAACTCGAGCGAGTGGCGGTCGAAGCAGAGGTCGTGATCGACGGCCCACCGGGCCTGCTGGCGACGTACGGAAAGTTCGGTCTCGGCGGTGACGGTGAGCCGGTGGGGCCACGGAGCTGGTCGAACCTCACGCTCGAGCCCGATTGGCCGTCGTTCGCGTCGGCTGCTCATCAGCTCTACAACGATGCCAACGACGACGACGTCCACGGCGTCGTCGTGATGGATCCATATGTGCTCGGACAGCTCTCGGAGTACACGGGGCCGGTCGAGACGAACGACGGGCAGCGGCTCGAAGGAGACGAACTCGTCGACTACATCCTGCTCGGGCAGTACGCGTCCGAGCAGCGTCTCGATGAGCTCGAGACCTTGTCGACCCAGCTCGTCGACGCCTTCTTGGACTCCTCCCTTCCCAAGCCTCGCCGGCTCGCACGTGACTTCGAGCCGCTCGTCGACGAGCAGCGGTTGCTGGTCTGGGCAGCGGACGAGACCGAACAGGCGATGCTCGTCGAGGTCGGTGTCGGGGACGGCCTGCCCGATCCGACCGGCCGAGACGCCTTCACGCTCGCGCTGAACAACAGCGGTGGCAACAAGATCGACGCCTTTCTCGAGCGGGAGGTCACCCTCGAGCGTGCGGGCGACGTCGTCCGAGCCACGGTCGAACTCACCAACGAAGCGCCGACCGACGGGTACACCGACTACGTGATCGGCAACCTCTCCGGGCTCCCGACCGGCACCAGCCGCCTGTATCTGGTGGCGTACACGAGCGATCAGGTCGACACGGCGACGGTCGACGGCGCGCCGGCGGCCATCGAACGCGGCGACGAACTCGGCTGGTCGACGTCGGCCCACTACGTGGTGCTCGGGCCGGGGGAGCGGACCGAGGTCGTGTACGAGTTCCCGGCCCGCTCGACGGATTCGGCGATACTGGAGCGGCTCCAGCCACTGGCGACCCGTGAGTGA